A part of Atribacterota bacterium genomic DNA contains:
- a CDS encoding 4Fe-4S binding protein, with protein sequence MKEAVKGIVLIDEEFCKGCGLCVRICPKRVLAIAERFNSRGYYPACVVKKEECIGCGFCAQVCPDVAITVYRG encoded by the coding sequence ATGAAAGAGGCAGTGAAAGGAATAGTCCTGATAGATGAAGAGTTTTGTAAGGGTTGTGGGCTATGCGTGCGAATTTGTCCCAAAAGGGTTCTGGCTATCGCCGAGCGTTTCAATTCCAGGGGGTATTACCCTGCCTGTGTGGTGAAGAAAGAAGAGTGTATCGGTTGTGGTTTCTGTGCCCAAGTTTGCCCAGACGTTGCCATTACGGTGTACAGGGGGTGA
- the aroB gene encoding 3-dehydroquinate synthase has product MRKIVVSLSEGRSYPVFVGKMLFGEKGWKDCVFFPSKRGVLITNTTLDALHTDKLVSSFEQEKFTLGKVVIPDGEAHKNLTTVEAIYHELIRFDIDRRNFLLSFGGGVVTDITGFVASTFLRGIDYFQIPTSLLAQVDSSIGGKTGVNLQEGKNLVGTFYQPRGVFIDLSFLETLPEREYREGLSEILKVAFLSGGDFLEFVEKYREAIKRRDWEVLEELVILAVDFKRRIVEEDERDRGLRSILNYGHTVGHALEKALGYGVIRHGEAVAIGMVGEAFLAWKLGMSNEKIFKQQRAILQSFGLPVSLEYPLDRLTCVSALCRDKKKEEGQIRFVFLKDFGSPQWGVEVNENDLEWVLSFLEKREE; this is encoded by the coding sequence ATGCGAAAAATTGTGGTGTCGCTCTCTGAAGGGAGGTCGTACCCAGTTTTCGTTGGAAAAATGTTGTTCGGCGAAAAGGGGTGGAAGGATTGCGTCTTTTTTCCATCGAAAAGAGGGGTACTTATTACCAACACCACTTTGGATGCGCTTCACACCGACAAACTTGTGTCCTCTTTCGAACAGGAAAAATTCACTCTGGGAAAAGTGGTTATTCCGGATGGAGAAGCACACAAGAATCTGACCACGGTAGAAGCAATTTATCATGAACTCATCAGGTTCGATATAGACCGCAGGAATTTTCTACTTTCGTTTGGTGGAGGTGTGGTGACGGATATCACCGGTTTTGTGGCTTCGACGTTTTTGCGAGGGATAGATTACTTTCAGATTCCCACCAGTTTATTGGCCCAGGTGGACAGTTCCATCGGGGGGAAGACGGGAGTGAATCTCCAGGAGGGGAAGAATCTGGTGGGGACGTTTTACCAACCTCGGGGAGTTTTCATTGACCTCTCTTTCCTGGAAACACTTCCAGAGCGAGAGTACCGAGAGGGTTTAAGTGAAATTTTGAAGGTGGCTTTTCTCAGTGGTGGTGATTTCCTTGAATTTGTTGAGAAGTATCGAGAAGCCATAAAGAGAAGGGATTGGGAGGTACTGGAAGAACTGGTAATTCTGGCTGTGGATTTTAAAAGAAGGATTGTGGAGGAAGACGAAAGAGACAGAGGTTTGCGGAGCATCTTGAACTACGGCCACACCGTTGGGCATGCTTTGGAGAAAGCGCTGGGTTACGGGGTCATCCGTCACGGGGAAGCGGTGGCCATCGGAATGGTGGGAGAGGCTTTCCTGGCCTGGAAATTGGGTATGTCTAATGAGAAGATTTTCAAGCAACAGAGAGCAATTTTACAGAGTTTTGGGCTCCCAGTCTCCCTTGAGTATCCGCTCGACAGGTTAACTTGTGTCTCGGCCCTTTGTCGGGATAAAAAGAAAGAGGAAGGTCAAATCCGCTTTGTTTTTCTTAAGGACTTTGGTTCCCCCCAGTGGGGAGTCGAGGTGAACGAAAACGATCTTGAGTGGGTTTTATCTTTTCTGGAAAAAAGGGAGGAATAA
- a CDS encoding NAD(+)/NADH kinase — MDQSSLSYVHIFTKKNNSRVQEEAKKLAVLLHSFRVECAFFTEHEERNEQPQMVFVLGGDGTFLSAVRHYAPLGIPLLGIDMGGLGFLAEVSVENMLEAAEKLLQGKYGVEERMMVQCEIVHQDGTVETDFALNDVVIYRGPFAQMIRLSTYVDNEFLASFPADGLIVATPTGSSAYSLSAGGPVVFPTLAVFIVTPICAHTLYARSIVVPPTSCVKVVLESLKEGTMVTLDGQRGYALSKGEHLKVYRASFAARFIKLFAERHFYTLLRNKLSWGIDIRKRIEPEC, encoded by the coding sequence ATGGATCAGTCTTCTCTAAGTTACGTTCACATCTTTACCAAGAAAAATAATTCCCGGGTTCAGGAGGAAGCCAAGAAATTGGCCGTATTGCTTCATTCCTTTCGGGTGGAATGTGCTTTCTTTACTGAACATGAAGAGAGGAATGAACAGCCTCAGATGGTTTTCGTTTTGGGTGGAGACGGGACCTTTCTCTCGGCAGTCCGTCATTACGCCCCACTGGGTATTCCCCTTCTGGGAATTGACATGGGGGGATTAGGTTTTCTTGCTGAAGTCAGTGTTGAGAATATGCTTGAAGCGGCGGAGAAATTGTTGCAAGGAAAATACGGCGTTGAAGAGCGCATGATGGTTCAGTGTGAAATTGTTCATCAAGATGGAACGGTAGAAACCGATTTCGCTTTGAACGATGTAGTCATATACCGGGGGCCATTTGCTCAGATGATTCGCCTTTCCACTTACGTTGACAATGAATTCCTGGCCTCTTTTCCTGCTGACGGCCTGATTGTGGCCACTCCCACTGGTTCAAGCGCGTATTCTCTTTCCGCGGGAGGGCCGGTGGTATTCCCGACGCTTGCAGTTTTCATTGTGACACCAATCTGCGCCCATACCCTGTACGCCCGTTCCATTGTGGTACCGCCAACTTCCTGTGTTAAGGTAGTTCTGGAGTCCTTGAAAGAAGGAACAATGGTTACTCTGGATGGACAACGGGGATATGCTCTCTCCAAAGGGGAACACCTCAAAGTATATCGAGCTTCTTTTGCGGCGCGTTTTATTAAACTCTTTGCAGAGCGGCACTTTTATACGCTTCTCCGGAATAAACTCTCCTGGGGTATTGACATTAGGAAAAGGATCGAGCCGGAATGTTAA
- the nusB gene encoding transcription antitermination factor NusB, producing MRTQAREIAFRILFQKDLRGKKMSEILPLIKVPQVWDEKTISFFLKLTKGLEEKLEEVDQTLTESIEGWSLARLASVDRNILRIATYEILFLPEIPVTVAINEAVELGKRYGTEESGKFINGVLGRLLKKLGDDRRKDMNDE from the coding sequence GTGAGGACACAGGCGCGGGAGATTGCTTTTCGTATACTTTTCCAGAAAGATCTGCGGGGAAAGAAGATGAGCGAGATTCTCCCGCTGATTAAGGTTCCCCAAGTTTGGGACGAAAAAACCATTTCTTTCTTTTTAAAATTGACGAAAGGTCTAGAAGAAAAATTGGAAGAGGTGGATCAGACCTTAACTGAGAGTATAGAAGGATGGTCTTTGGCGCGCTTAGCAAGTGTGGACCGCAACATCTTACGTATTGCAACGTATGAGATTCTTTTCCTTCCGGAGATTCCGGTTACTGTGGCGATTAATGAAGCCGTGGAGCTTGGAAAACGATACGGGACCGAAGAATCGGGGAAATTTATTAATGGAGTCCTCGGGCGCCTTTTGAAAAAATTGGGCGATGATCGCAGGAAGGACATGAATGATGAGTAA
- a CDS encoding polyprenyl synthetase family protein, with product MMSNIEQFLKENAQEVDKFVENYLSLQRVPPQLFKALRYGAIGGGKKIRASLLFAAGEAYEVSRATLLPLAAGIEMIHTFSLVHDDLPCMDNDDYRRGKPSMHRAFGEAMGVLVGDALLVEGLSLFMNNEGFIQSFGAERTLEMAQVILRALGGEGMVGGQVLDLEYQGKDVKENEVYEIYHMKTACFIQAPVMCGGIAGGADQKERGVLAKFGLKLGICFQIKDDLLDVTQESSILGKTAGKDVKQDKATLIKIKGMEAAEKVLQDEFEQAVTLLSSLDRSFERLLGIARFIVERRC from the coding sequence ATGATGAGTAATATTGAACAGTTCTTGAAGGAAAATGCTCAGGAAGTGGACAAGTTTGTTGAAAACTATCTTTCCTTGCAAAGAGTTCCACCTCAGTTGTTCAAGGCCCTGCGCTATGGTGCTATCGGAGGAGGTAAAAAAATCCGAGCTTCACTCCTTTTCGCTGCCGGTGAAGCGTACGAGGTGAGTAGGGCAACCCTTTTGCCTCTGGCCGCGGGAATTGAGATGATCCACACATTTTCTCTGGTTCATGATGATCTTCCCTGCATGGATAACGATGATTACCGGCGGGGAAAACCGAGTATGCATCGTGCTTTTGGTGAGGCCATGGGAGTGCTGGTGGGTGATGCGCTCTTGGTGGAGGGATTGTCTCTTTTCATGAACAATGAAGGTTTTATTCAATCTTTTGGGGCGGAACGGACCCTTGAGATGGCTCAAGTTATCTTGAGAGCCTTGGGGGGAGAGGGAATGGTGGGAGGGCAAGTCCTTGACCTTGAATACCAGGGTAAAGACGTAAAGGAAAATGAGGTGTATGAAATTTACCATATGAAAACAGCTTGCTTTATTCAGGCTCCGGTTATGTGTGGTGGAATAGCAGGAGGAGCAGACCAGAAGGAGAGAGGAGTTCTGGCAAAGTTTGGATTGAAGCTCGGGATATGTTTTCAGATTAAAGACGATCTCCTTGATGTCACACAGGAGAGCAGCATCCTGGGGAAAACAGCTGGTAAAGATGTAAAACAGGATAAGGCAACTCTGATAAAGATAAAGGGTATGGAAGCAGCTGAAAAAGTTCTGCAGGATGAATTTGAGCAGGCTGTAACGCTCCTTTCTTCTCTGGATCGCTCTTTTGAACGACTTCTGGGTATTGCTCGTTTTATTGTAGAACGCCGGTGTTAA
- the recN gene encoding DNA repair protein RecN — protein sequence MLKTLVVKNFIIVEHQEIEFHPGLNIITGETGTGKSLLVNALLLLLGSRFREEWIRQERDVALVEGCFEIAGHDVLREKMRKLNLDHEIRDRVVISREIARTGRSKTRLNGRVVPAQVAKVVASLLVDVYAQGDQIRFLEPENKFTILDTFLSEEGKTLKRTYQEFFERFKSIEEHLQGLWQGKEERMKEYEEILREMEEAKIEPRRVEETEEEFRRLSNSQAYLEAIDSLLALLFGGEEGGGFLSRLTRVKGLLRTLPDDFPFFLPSSVFETLERVEIDLRELSHLARRAQEAFSFSPERVEELERDISEIERLKRKYRLLTTGDLLSFRERIIQDLETIKREIAERERLKNERWIILEEMRKVGEKLSRERREAAQVLREKVEKELKELVFRKVEFVPFLEKLQEPGNSGLDRISFLVSLNPGEIPAPVEEVASGGELSRIILALKSVTSGLSSVPTLIFDEIDQGIGGKTALWVGDKLRKLARNHQVICVTHLPQIAAFAHHHLKVEKFDDSVKTWTQVSYLRGKEERVKEIARMMGDEGKEISALTYAELLVERAHNENS from the coding sequence ATGTTAAAGACGCTCGTGGTCAAGAATTTTATAATTGTAGAACATCAGGAAATCGAATTTCATCCTGGACTTAACATTATTACCGGTGAAACTGGGACCGGTAAATCGCTCCTCGTTAACGCTTTACTTCTTCTTCTTGGAAGCCGTTTCAGGGAAGAGTGGATTCGTCAAGAAAGAGATGTAGCCTTGGTGGAGGGATGTTTCGAAATTGCCGGCCACGATGTCCTCAGAGAAAAAATGAGAAAACTCAATCTTGACCATGAAATACGCGATAGGGTGGTTATTTCCCGAGAGATTGCTCGGACTGGAAGGAGCAAGACTCGTCTCAATGGGAGGGTCGTCCCGGCTCAAGTTGCAAAAGTGGTCGCTTCTTTGCTTGTGGATGTGTACGCTCAGGGGGATCAAATTCGTTTTCTGGAACCGGAAAATAAATTTACCATTCTGGATACCTTCCTTTCTGAAGAAGGAAAAACATTGAAAAGAACCTATCAGGAGTTTTTTGAAAGGTTCAAATCGATCGAAGAACACCTCCAGGGATTATGGCAGGGAAAAGAAGAACGAATGAAAGAGTATGAAGAAATTTTACGGGAAATGGAAGAAGCGAAAATTGAGCCAAGGCGGGTTGAAGAAACAGAAGAAGAATTCCGGCGTCTGAGCAACTCCCAAGCTTATCTTGAAGCAATTGATTCTCTTCTTGCACTCCTTTTTGGCGGAGAAGAAGGAGGAGGATTCCTGAGCCGTCTAACGCGGGTTAAGGGGCTTTTGCGTACCCTTCCTGATGACTTCCCTTTCTTCTTACCTTCCTCTGTGTTTGAAACTCTGGAAAGGGTAGAAATTGATTTGCGGGAATTATCGCATCTTGCGCGCCGGGCTCAAGAGGCTTTCTCGTTTTCTCCCGAACGCGTTGAAGAGCTGGAACGGGACATCAGTGAGATTGAGCGGCTGAAACGTAAGTATCGCCTGCTTACTACGGGTGATTTATTATCTTTTCGGGAACGAATTATCCAAGATCTTGAGACCATCAAGCGGGAAATTGCTGAACGGGAGCGGTTAAAGAACGAAAGATGGATTATTTTAGAGGAAATGAGAAAGGTGGGGGAGAAGCTGAGTCGAGAACGAAGAGAGGCAGCTCAAGTGCTGCGGGAAAAAGTAGAAAAAGAGTTAAAAGAGCTGGTATTCCGTAAAGTTGAATTCGTCCCCTTTTTAGAAAAGCTTCAGGAACCAGGAAACTCTGGTCTTGACCGGATTTCCTTTCTGGTATCGCTCAATCCCGGGGAAATACCTGCGCCAGTGGAGGAAGTGGCCTCTGGTGGAGAGCTGTCCCGTATTATTCTTGCTCTCAAGTCGGTTACTTCTGGTTTGTCCAGTGTTCCAACCCTGATTTTTGACGAGATTGATCAAGGTATCGGAGGGAAAACAGCTCTCTGGGTAGGAGATAAGCTCCGGAAACTGGCCCGAAACCATCAGGTGATATGCGTCACCCATCTTCCACAAATTGCGGCTTTTGCTCATCATCATTTGAAGGTGGAAAAGTTTGATGACTCTGTAAAAACCTGGACTCAGGTGAGTTATCTACGAGGAAAAGAGGAAAGAGTAAAAGAAATAGCTCGGATGATGGGAGACGAAGGAAAAGAAATTTCTGCGTTGACCTATGCGGAGCTTCTAGTGGAAAGAGCGCACAATGAGAATTCTTAA
- a CDS encoding 3-methyl-2-oxobutanoate dehydrogenase subunit VorB, with product MEKILMKGNEALAEAAVRAGCRMYFGYPITPQTEISEYLSLRLPQVGGVFLQAETEVAAINMVYGASATGMRVMTSSSGPGISLKQEGLSALAIAELPCVVVNMVRGGPGVGNIQPAQSDYFQAVKGGGHGDYKVIVLAPSSVQELVDFTYRAFYLADKYCNPVIILGDGMLAQMMEPVIFAEPDFPPLPPKDWIIQGKGRGERKFIVCFALDPQKLEELNLKLQRKYRLMEEQETDFEVLGEDDAELLLVGFGTVGRILKTVVREGKKEGIKCALFRPITLFPFPYGQLKEEARRVGRVLVVEMNLGQMVEDVRLAVEGIVPVFFHGRTGGMIPKVEEILEKARQILRNEVYHESRF from the coding sequence TTGGAAAAAATTCTCATGAAGGGGAACGAAGCTCTGGCAGAAGCGGCTGTAAGGGCCGGTTGTCGGATGTACTTTGGGTATCCCATTACTCCTCAGACGGAAATCAGTGAATATCTGTCTCTTCGTCTTCCCCAGGTGGGGGGAGTTTTTTTGCAAGCTGAAACCGAGGTGGCTGCGATCAATATGGTTTATGGAGCCAGTGCTACTGGAATGCGGGTTATGACTTCTTCTTCTGGACCTGGAATCAGCCTCAAACAGGAAGGACTATCAGCTTTAGCCATCGCAGAGCTTCCCTGTGTGGTGGTGAACATGGTGCGAGGTGGTCCGGGTGTGGGCAATATCCAGCCGGCTCAGAGCGATTATTTTCAGGCAGTAAAAGGAGGAGGGCATGGAGATTACAAAGTTATTGTGCTTGCCCCTTCTTCGGTTCAAGAGCTGGTGGATTTCACCTATCGGGCATTTTATCTCGCTGACAAGTACTGTAATCCAGTGATCATCCTGGGAGACGGAATGTTAGCCCAGATGATGGAACCGGTAATTTTTGCCGAACCTGATTTTCCCCCGCTTCCTCCTAAAGACTGGATTATCCAGGGTAAAGGCCGAGGCGAAAGAAAATTCATCGTCTGCTTCGCGCTTGACCCCCAGAAACTCGAAGAACTGAACCTCAAATTGCAGAGGAAATACCGCCTGATGGAGGAACAGGAAACCGATTTTGAAGTACTTGGGGAGGACGATGCAGAATTGCTTCTGGTTGGCTTTGGAACCGTGGGGAGAATCCTGAAAACTGTAGTGAGAGAAGGGAAAAAAGAAGGCATAAAATGTGCGCTTTTCCGTCCGATAACGCTTTTTCCTTTTCCCTATGGTCAGTTGAAAGAGGAAGCAAGGAGAGTGGGGAGGGTTCTGGTGGTAGAGATGAACCTCGGGCAAATGGTGGAGGACGTGAGGCTTGCCGTAGAAGGAATAGTCCCGGTATTCTTTCATGGTCGAACGGGGGGAATGATTCCCAAAGTGGAAGAGATTCTGGAAAAGGCCCGCCAAATCCTTCGAAATGAGGTGTACCATGAGAGTCGTTTTTGA
- the efp gene encoding elongation factor P, with protein MPDYISSNDLRVGTCIEVDGVLYVVTAFQHTKVGKWGAIMKTKLRDINTGLTVEKSFRAGEKVARVVLEGKNAQFMYRTGSDYHFLNLETYEEMTLPEDMVGEAREFLVENLEVEILTHEGKPITVNVPPFVELEVVDTPPGIRGDTASGGSKPAILETGLTIQVPLFVNPGDRIRIDTRTKEYLERA; from the coding sequence ATGCCTGACTACATCTCGAGTAACGATCTGCGTGTAGGTACCTGCATTGAAGTTGATGGCGTCCTATACGTGGTTACGGCCTTCCAGCATACCAAGGTGGGAAAATGGGGGGCGATCATGAAAACCAAGTTGCGCGATATTAATACCGGGCTTACGGTGGAAAAAAGCTTTCGTGCTGGGGAAAAAGTAGCCCGGGTAGTTCTTGAAGGAAAGAACGCTCAGTTCATGTACAGGACTGGTTCTGATTACCACTTCCTGAATCTTGAAACCTATGAAGAGATGACCCTTCCTGAAGATATGGTGGGTGAAGCCAGGGAGTTTCTGGTAGAGAACTTGGAAGTTGAAATCCTGACTCACGAAGGGAAACCCATTACGGTGAACGTGCCGCCATTTGTGGAGCTTGAAGTGGTCGATACCCCTCCGGGGATACGGGGTGACACGGCTTCGGGGGGTTCTAAGCCTGCGATTCTCGAAACCGGTCTGACTATTCAAGTTCCACTTTTTGTCAATCCTGGGGACCGAATCCGAATCGATACCCGGACGAAAGAGTATCTGGAGAGAGCCTAA
- a CDS encoding shikimate kinase, whose protein sequence is MISRIALLGFMGSGKTTIGWMVAESLRWRFLDTDSLVEEQTGFSIPHLFEQYGEEYFRRWETRVLREVANKERIVLATGGGLPIKEENWEILKRYFLTVFLRWKLDTLYERIKNDPGRPLTIRYPTLKHLETLYLQRLPFYERASVIIDGNGMTKEEIVEEIIRHAKNCGVAL, encoded by the coding sequence ATGATTTCCAGGATTGCTCTTCTGGGCTTTATGGGAAGTGGCAAGACGACTATTGGCTGGATGGTAGCAGAATCATTACGTTGGCGCTTTTTAGATACTGATTCCTTGGTTGAAGAACAAACCGGCTTTTCTATTCCCCACCTCTTTGAGCAGTATGGAGAGGAATACTTCCGCCGGTGGGAAACCAGAGTGTTAAGAGAAGTCGCTAATAAGGAGAGAATTGTTCTGGCCACTGGTGGAGGACTGCCAATAAAAGAAGAGAACTGGGAAATCCTCAAGAGGTATTTCCTGACTGTTTTTCTGCGCTGGAAGTTGGACACGCTCTACGAGCGGATTAAAAACGACCCGGGAAGACCATTAACCATAAGATATCCTACGCTGAAGCACCTGGAAACACTGTACCTTCAGAGGCTCCCTTTTTATGAACGAGCCAGTGTTATAATAGATGGAAATGGAATGACCAAAGAAGAAATCGTTGAGGAGATCATACGGCATGCGAAAAATTGTGGTGTCGCTCTCTGA
- a CDS encoding Asp23/Gls24 family envelope stress response protein — protein MSILKGVEIGSSQGKITYALRVLQKIVERTVLQHRGIESLEKGRDESIRIEVRKGLIALNLFLIFNLERRVPEVAWELQRNLKEIIEKRTGIRVGQINVYVQGFDSRRMEHVPFSVISE, from the coding sequence GTGAGCATTCTGAAAGGCGTTGAAATTGGCTCTTCACAGGGAAAAATCACGTATGCACTCAGGGTTTTACAGAAAATCGTGGAGCGAACCGTGTTACAACATCGAGGAATCGAGTCTTTGGAGAAAGGTCGGGATGAGAGTATCCGGATTGAGGTTCGCAAGGGATTGATCGCACTCAATCTTTTTCTCATTTTTAACCTGGAGAGGCGTGTTCCAGAAGTGGCTTGGGAACTCCAGAGAAATCTCAAGGAAATCATCGAGAAGCGTACCGGTATCAGGGTGGGGCAGATTAACGTTTATGTTCAGGGATTTGACTCTCGAAGAATGGAACACGTTCCCTTTTCGGTGATTTCAGAATAG
- a CDS encoding TlyA family RNA methyltransferase: protein MGNPEKKVRLDEFLVKTGFCESREKAQRLILGNQVRVEGYPYLLKPSTRVMPDAVVFVLKKPRFVGRGGEKLEKALQEFSLSLEGLSFADIGASTGGFTDCLLQHGAKKVYAVDVGYGQLHESLRQDPRVVVLERVNARYLTLEQIGEFLDGVTIDVSFISLTLLFAPLVRLLKEGGILIALIKPQFEAGREKVKKGVVKAPQVHEEVLTNVLQEAERSMLSLCGLTFSPLLGPQGNIEFLGCWRKTGLSLTKEERRSIIMKVVEEAHMFFKDRGIVHGVE, encoded by the coding sequence ATGGGGAATCCAGAAAAGAAGGTTCGACTGGATGAGTTTCTGGTCAAAACCGGTTTCTGCGAAAGCCGGGAAAAAGCACAGCGGCTGATCCTTGGTAACCAGGTCAGGGTTGAAGGATACCCATATCTCCTTAAACCTTCTACAAGAGTTATGCCTGATGCGGTTGTCTTTGTACTAAAGAAACCGCGTTTTGTAGGTCGAGGAGGGGAGAAATTAGAAAAAGCGCTGCAGGAATTCTCTCTTTCTCTTGAGGGTCTTTCTTTTGCCGATATTGGTGCTTCAACCGGTGGTTTCACCGATTGCCTTCTCCAACATGGGGCGAAGAAAGTGTACGCCGTTGATGTGGGATATGGGCAACTCCACGAAAGTTTGCGCCAGGATCCCAGAGTCGTGGTTTTGGAAAGAGTGAACGCTCGGTATCTCACCCTAGAACAGATTGGGGAATTTCTGGATGGGGTTACCATCGACGTCTCTTTTATTTCTCTCACTTTGCTCTTTGCTCCCTTAGTACGCCTTTTGAAGGAAGGAGGCATTCTTATCGCGTTAATTAAGCCTCAGTTTGAAGCTGGAAGAGAGAAAGTCAAAAAAGGGGTGGTGAAGGCACCCCAGGTTCACGAAGAAGTTCTCACGAACGTTCTTCAGGAAGCAGAACGCTCTATGCTCTCCCTTTGTGGCCTTACTTTTTCTCCTCTCCTTGGACCTCAGGGGAACATCGAATTTCTGGGATGCTGGCGTAAAACAGGTCTATCCTTAACGAAAGAGGAAAGAAGAAGTATAATAATGAAAGTGGTGGAAGAAGCACACATGTTTTTTAAAGACAGAGGAATAGTTCATGGGGTTGAATAA
- the aroQ gene encoding type II 3-dehydroquinate dehydratase encodes MMRLLIIFGPNLNLLGEREKEVYGSLSFQGLKVMLEEEAKRINARIEIFQSNHEGEIIDCIHRNRKEVDGIIMNPGAYTHYSLAIRDAVKAVNIPTIEVHLSNIYAREEFRHHSVIAPVCWGQISGLGPWGFVLAMEAFALRGEKHELGETC; translated from the coding sequence ATAATGAGGCTTCTTATTATCTTTGGACCAAACCTTAATCTTTTGGGAGAGAGGGAAAAAGAAGTTTACGGGTCATTGAGTTTTCAAGGCCTCAAAGTGATGCTTGAAGAGGAAGCCAAAAGGATCAACGCGAGGATAGAAATTTTCCAGTCGAACCACGAAGGGGAAATTATCGATTGTATTCATAGAAACCGAAAAGAGGTGGACGGAATTATCATGAATCCTGGGGCATACACCCATTATAGCCTTGCCATCAGGGATGCTGTTAAGGCTGTCAACATTCCCACCATTGAGGTGCATCTTTCCAATATCTATGCTCGGGAGGAGTTCCGCCATCACTCGGTTATCGCCCCAGTATGCTGGGGGCAGATTTCTGGTCTCGGTCCTTGGGGATTTGTTCTGGCAATGGAAGCATTTGCTCTGAGAGGAGAAAAACATGAACTGGGAGAAACGTGTTGA
- a CDS encoding aminopeptidase P family protein → MNWEKRVEALTKVLERPLLVTHPADLFYLSGFTGSAGFLLLFQEREPVFFCDGRYTTQAQEELKIKAQILEFRHQVAKNIAEKMKEEGKRELSVDERVSCAFIRSLEGEGLNPTAMISPVRNLRMKKESEELAMIKKALAISEKAFERVVPFLKPGIRERDVAIELDYQMRALGGEVAFPTIVAAGRRTALPHAHPEKTKLEWESWVLVDWGARYKGYCADLTRTVYLGNRHNEQFRKIFQWVRDAQKLAKEHLREGMVACQIDEIVRKSLSQKKIEAYFTHGLGHGVGIEIHEEPAINPQSQVVLSENMVVTVEPGLYFPEWGGVRLESMVVVKRDGCITLDQLNPF, encoded by the coding sequence ATGAACTGGGAGAAACGTGTTGAAGCCCTGACGAAAGTTTTGGAGCGCCCTCTGCTTGTGACGCATCCGGCAGACCTTTTCTACCTCTCGGGCTTCACTGGTTCTGCGGGGTTTTTGCTTCTTTTCCAAGAACGAGAACCGGTCTTTTTCTGTGACGGACGATATACCACGCAGGCGCAGGAAGAGCTAAAAATTAAGGCACAAATTCTGGAGTTTCGCCATCAGGTGGCTAAGAATATTGCGGAGAAAATGAAAGAGGAGGGGAAAAGAGAGCTTTCTGTTGATGAAAGGGTGAGTTGTGCGTTCATTCGTTCTTTAGAAGGGGAAGGATTGAATCCAACCGCCATGATTTCTCCAGTGAGAAACCTCCGAATGAAAAAGGAATCTGAGGAATTGGCCATGATCAAGAAAGCACTGGCCATATCGGAAAAAGCCTTTGAGAGGGTTGTGCCCTTTTTAAAACCTGGGATACGAGAGAGAGACGTTGCCATTGAACTTGATTATCAGATGCGGGCTTTGGGAGGAGAAGTGGCTTTCCCAACCATTGTCGCCGCAGGGAGGCGCACGGCACTTCCCCATGCCCACCCTGAAAAGACGAAGCTTGAGTGGGAAAGCTGGGTTTTGGTTGACTGGGGAGCTCGGTACAAGGGATACTGTGCCGACCTCACCCGTACTGTATATCTTGGGAATCGGCATAATGAACAATTTCGAAAGATATTCCAGTGGGTTCGTGACGCACAGAAATTAGCTAAAGAGCATCTCAGAGAAGGGATGGTTGCTTGCCAGATTGACGAAATCGTGAGAAAATCTCTTTCTCAGAAAAAAATCGAAGCGTATTTCACTCATGGTTTGGGACATGGGGTGGGCATAGAGATTCACGAAGAACCGGCCATCAATCCACAGAGCCAGGTTGTGCTTTCTGAAAACATGGTGGTAACCGTTGAACCGGGGCTCTATTTTCCAGAATGGGGGGGAGTTCGTCTGGAGAGCATGGTGGTGGTCAAAAGAGATGGTTGTATTACGCTCGATCAACTGAATCCATTCTAA